Proteins from a genomic interval of Sparus aurata chromosome 21, fSpaAur1.1, whole genome shotgun sequence:
- the LOC115572605 gene encoding complement C1q-like protein 4 translates to MKTSVAVLTLSLFYLSVAEAVLEDHCKSALRELEAKLQKTEEKLDDLKKEVQGNRVAFGANLGINGNVGHFNTEITLVYKNVFSNTGSYNPATGIFTAPVKGVYYFSFSGHNHSSKPMGLSLTKNGVKMVIVYNHPAGRRYETATNGMTLQLEVGDQVYMRLWAHTWIFDNTNRHSTFIGHLLFPL, encoded by the exons ATGAAGACCTCAGTGGCTGTGTTGACTTTGTCCCTCTTCTACCTTAGCGTGGCTGAAGCCGTGCTGGAGGACCACTGCAAGAGCGCCTTAAGAGAACTGGAGGCCAAACTGcaaaagacagaggagaaacTCGATGATCTGAAAAAAGAAGTCCAAG GTAACCGGGTGGCATTCGGAGCAAATCTTGGCATTAATGGAAATGTTGGACATTTTAACACTGAGATCACACTGGTCTACAAGAATGTCTTCTCAAACACTGGCTCATACAACCCTGCAACAG GTATTTTCACTGCTCCAGTCAAAGGAGTCTACTACTTCAGCTTCTCCGGTCATAATCACTCATCTAAACCAATGGGTCTGAGTCTGACGAAGAACGGAGTGAAGATGGTTATAGTGTACAACCATCCAGCTGGAAGGCGCTATGAGACAGCAACCAATGGCATGACTCTGCAGCTTGAAGTGGGAGACCAGGTGTACATGAGACTCTGGGCACACACCTGGATTTTTGATAATACCAACCGCCACAGCACCTTCATTGGCCATTTGCTATTCCCTCTGTAA